A segment of the Erythrobacter sp. F6033 genome:
TGAACCGGACGAGCCAATTCCTTTGCAATGATGGCGATTTCGATCGCCTGATCATGTTCAAGCCGCGCATCGAAGCTTCCCCCCGCCGGCATCGGATACAGCGCAACATCCTCGACTGCGATTCCGATAGCGCGTGCGGCTGCAATACGGGCCTGCTCTGGTGCCTGACTGGCGATCCACAGTTCCAGCCGTCCGTCCTGATATTGGGCCGCAGCGCATGCTGTCTCAAGCGGGGCCGCTGGTGCAGGCTCCACTTCATAACGGCGCGCCATATCCACGCGGGTCATGGCATCTTCGCCAAATCCGGTTTCGGCGATGCGAAAAGAATCGCCGCCATCAACCATCGTGTCGAGACGCGCGCTGATATCTTCACTCGAAACCGGAAAAGCGGTCTTGAATTGCGGCTGCATGGCTTCAATGGCCTGCTGCGCGCTCCACCAAGTCGTCGCGGCAACCGCGAGCCATTTCTTTGATTTCACCGCCCCGACAACCCCGCTTACGCTTTGGGCGGCCTCTGCTTTGAAGTCTGTCAGCTCAGCTCCATCATTGGCACCATGCCGGATCGCTGCGAACACCATGCCGGGTAAGCGGATGTCGCCAGCATATTGATACGAGCCGTCAACTTTCGATGGCATGTCGATACGAGGATATTCAGGCGGCGCATCGGCAATTTCGCGCGAAACCTCCGCGATCGGCAATTCCGGGCGCAATGGCGGCGGATCGGGCGGCGATCTGTCCGCTGCACCCGCTGCAAGCTCACCGAAAGTCGCTCTGTTCTCTCCTAGAGAGACGATGCCGTTATTCACCTGGCATTCCTCCCAGGAGGCATCCCAGCGTGAGGCGGCTTCTTGTGCCAACATGGCCCTTGCGGCGGCCGCAGCTGCGCGCGAGGGCGCTTTGTAAGCAACGATAGATGTACCGTCCGCCGTCGCGCTAAATCGGTTAGAACCAGCGAAACGTTCAACCTGCATTGCGTCTGTTGGATCGGAAAGGCCCGCAGCAAGCGGATCCCACAGCGCCATCCATTTTTCAGCAAGCGGGATATTGGGATAGGCGCCAGAGATAGGCGCAGGCTCGATCGCAATCTGCCGCCAATCCGCTCCGAGTTCTTGAGCAACAATCTGAGGCAAAAGCGTTGTGATCCCCTGCCCCATTTCAATCTGGGGCACGGCAACTGTTACCACGCCATCCTCTGCGATCTTCAACCATGCATCGAAGACGTGCTCACCTTCTGCAGCGATCAGCGGATTGGGATAGCTGCGAGGCATCAGATACCACGCGACCAGCAGGCCGCCACCGGCCGCCGCACCTGTCATCAATCCCCGCCGCGTTACCTGCATAGAATCAGAATTCCTCGCCACTAAGCCACGCGGCGATCCGCTGCGCGATTGCCGAAAACGGCACTGCGCCTTCGCCATCGGTCGCAGCAGGGGGCTTGCCCGAATCTCCGCTTAACCGCGTTTCAATGCGAAGCGGCACTCTGCCAAGGAACGGGATTTCGAGCGCTTTGGCGAATTTCTCGACCCCGCCTTGGCCGAAAGGATCGCTAACCTCGCCGCAAGACGGGCATTCATATCCCGCCATGTTCTCGACCAAGCCAATGATAGGAATTTCACCTTGCTCGAACAGCTGGCCTGCGCGCGCTGCATCAATCAAGGCGAGGTCTTGAGGTGTAGAGACCAGCACAGCGCCGTCGGGCTTGCTGTCCGACATCATTGAAAGCTGCACATCGCCCGTGCCCGGCGGCAGATCAATCAAAAGCAAATCGGTATCGCCCCAATCGGCCTGCACCAATTGCCCAAGCGCTTTTCCAGCCATCGGACCGCGCCACGCCAACGCTTTGCCGGGCGCAACGATGTGACCCATGGAAAGCACTTTAACACCGTGCGGGCTTTCGATAGCGATCAGTTTTTCGCCGCGAGCTTCCGGCTTTTGATTTTCTGTCGCAAGCAGCTTTGGCTGGGATGGACCATAAATGTCGCCATCAATCACGCCAACTTTGTGCCCCTGCCGTGCAAGAGCCACCGCGATATTTGTCGTGAGGGTGGATTTACCCACACCGCCTTTGCCCGATCCGATTGCGATGATTCGCATCCGTTTGCGATCAGCCACCAAAGCCACACGCACTTCTTCGACACCCTCAACACCTTTGAGCGCATTGCGATAGGCGACCTCGAGAACTTCGCGTTCTTCAGGTCGCATATCGCCTGCATCCGCGACAATGATAGCACGACCCTTCGCGAGCCGTGCCGACTGGACGCGGCGGCTGATATTGTCTGGCATCGCTGCGCGCAATCGCGCTTCAATCGCCTTTGGAGTTTCACTTTGTGTCATTGCGAAACGCCTCTAACATCAAAATCGCTACGCCAACCCCTGTTTTTCGCGAGAAGGCGTTCCTATAAGAGAGTTATGCAGATTTTTGATCGGTTGAAAGAGCGCTTTGGGATGTCCGGTTCGGGCCTCGCCATGGCTGATAAGAACCCCTGGGGCGGCTCGGGCAGTAAAGGTGACGGCGAATCGTCCTCGGGTGACAATTCGGAAGGCGGTGGCTCTGATGGTCCGCGCAATCCGTGGCTCCCCGGTGGCGGATCGGGTGACGGCAAACGCCGGTCGGCCAGCATCGAAGATATCTTCAAGAATCGCGGACCCGAAGGTCCAAACCGCGGTGGCAGCGGTGGCGGCCCGAATTTCCGTATGCCGGAAAGGCCCGGCGGCGGCAGCTGGCTGCCGATTATCATTGCATTGATCGTGTTAGTCGGTCTCGCTTTGACCAGCATGCACCTGATC
Coding sequences within it:
- a CDS encoding molybdopterin cofactor-binding domain-containing protein, encoding MTGAAAGGGLLVAWYLMPRSYPNPLIAAEGEHVFDAWLKIAEDGVVTVAVPQIEMGQGITTLLPQIVAQELGADWRQIAIEPAPISGAYPNIPLAEKWMALWDPLAAGLSDPTDAMQVERFAGSNRFSATADGTSIVAYKAPSRAAAAAARAMLAQEAASRWDASWEECQVNNGIVSLGENRATFGELAAGAADRSPPDPPPLRPELPIAEVSREIADAPPEYPRIDMPSKVDGSYQYAGDIRLPGMVFAAIRHGANDGAELTDFKAEAAQSVSGVVGAVKSKKWLAVAATTWWSAQQAIEAMQPQFKTAFPVSSEDISARLDTMVDGGDSFRIAETGFGEDAMTRVDMARRYEVEPAPAAPLETACAAAQYQDGRLELWIASQAPEQARIAAARAIGIAVEDVALYPMPAGGSFDARLEHDQAIEIAIIAKELARPVQLTWPRREEMVLGRPRNPAYVLIGAQLSQGGDANVDAMRLRIACPPATHEFGKRLFGNLTSSAAVRESAGQKDALACEGAVPPYRLPSLVVEHIPVEIGLPVGRVRGNANTYTAFAIESFIDEIVQENGREPLSYRMAMLGDDIRMATCLQKAAQMAEWNGGADQSGQGLACHRIGDAKTGGRIACIATARQGEGGVRVTRLSVAVDIGQVINPDIARQQIEGGLIFGIGTALGNAIRFRAGLPESFDYADLGLPTLADCPEIDVELIASSAAPADPGELGAVVAPPAIANALFSATGLRLRRLPLLSGGI
- a CDS encoding Mrp/NBP35 family ATP-binding protein, which codes for MTQSETPKAIEARLRAAMPDNISRRVQSARLAKGRAIIVADAGDMRPEEREVLEVAYRNALKGVEGVEEVRVALVADRKRMRIIAIGSGKGGVGKSTLTTNIAVALARQGHKVGVIDGDIYGPSQPKLLATENQKPEARGEKLIAIESPHGVKVLSMGHIVAPGKALAWRGPMAGKALGQLVQADWGDTDLLLIDLPPGTGDVQLSMMSDSKPDGAVLVSTPQDLALIDAARAGQLFEQGEIPIIGLVENMAGYECPSCGEVSDPFGQGGVEKFAKALEIPFLGRVPLRIETRLSGDSGKPPAATDGEGAVPFSAIAQRIAAWLSGEEF